The genomic stretch NNNNNNNNNNNNNNNNNNNNNNNNNNNNNNNNNNNNNNNNNNNNNNNNNNNNNNNNNNNNNNNNNNNNNNNNNNNNNNNNNNNNNNNNNNNNNNNNNNNNNNNNNNNNNNNNNNNNNNNNNNNNNNNNNNNNNNNNNNNNNNNNNNNNNNNNNNNNNNNNNNNNNNNNNNNNNNNNNNNNNNNNNNNNNNNNNNNNNNNNNNNNNNNNNNNNNNNNNNNNNNNNNNNNNNNNNNNNNNNNNNNNNNNNNNNNNNNNNNNNNNNNNNNNNNNNNNNNNNNNNNNNNNNNNNNNNNNNNNNNNNNNNNNNNNNNNNNNNNNNNNNNNNNNNNNNNNNNNNNNNNNNNNNNNNNNNNNNNNNNNNNNNNNNNNNNNNNNNNNNNNNNNNNNNNNNNNNNNNNNNNNNNNNNNNNNNNNNNNNNNNNNNNNNNNNNNNNNNNNNNNNNNNNNNNNNNNNNNNNNNNNNNNNNNNNNNNNNNNNNNNNNNNNNNNNNNNNNNNNNNNNNNNNNNNNNNNNNNNNNNNNNNNNNNNNNNNNNNNNNNNNNNNNNNNNNNNNNNNNNNNNNNNNNNNNNNNNNNNNNNNNNNNNNNNNNNNNNNNNNNNNNNNNNNNNNNNNNNNNNNNNNNNNNNNNNNNNNNNNNNNNNNNNNNNNNNNNNNNNNNNNNNNNNNNNNNNNNNNNNNNNNNNNNNNNNNNNNNNNNNNNNNNNNNNNNNNNNNNNNNNNNNNNNNNNNNNNNNNNNNNNNNNNNNNNNNNNNNNNNNNNNNNNNNNNNNNNNNNNNNNNNNNNNNNNNNNNNNNNNNNNNNNNNNNNNNNNNNNNNNNNNNNNNNNNNNNNNNNNNNNNNNNNNNNNNNNNNNNNNNNNNNNNNNNNNNNNNNNNNNNNNNNNNNNNNNNNNNNNNNNNNNNNNNNNNNNNNNNNNNNNNNNNNNNNNNNNNNNNNNNNNNNNNNNNNNNNNNNNNNNNNNNNNNNNNNNNNNNNNNNNNNNNNNNNNNNNNNNNNNNNNNNNNNNNNNNNNNNNNNNNNNNNNNNNNNNNNNNNNNNNNNNNNNNNNNNNNNNNNNNNNNNNNNNNNNNNNNNNNNNNNNNNNNNNNNNNNNNNNNNNNNNNNNNNNNNNNNNNNNNNNNNNNNNNNNNNNNNNNNNNNNNNNNNNNNNNNNNNNNNNNNNNNNNNNNNNNNNNNNNNNNNNNNNNNNNNNNNNNNNNNNNNNNNNNNNNNNNNNNNNNNNNNNNNNNNNNNNNNNNNNNNNNNNNNNNNNNNNNNNNNNNNNNNNNNNNNNNNNNNNNNNNNNNNNNNNNNNNNNNNNNNNNNNNNNNNNNNNNNNNNNNNNNNNNNNNNNNNNNNNNNNNNNNNNNNNNNNNNNNNNNNNNNNNNNNNNNNNNNNNNNNNNNNNNNNNNNNNNNNNNNNNNNNNNNNNNNNNNNNNNNNNNNNNNNNNNNNNNNNNNNNNNNNNNNNNNNNNNNNNNNNNNNNNNNNNNNNNNNNNNNNNNNNNNNNNNNNNNNNNNNNNNNNNNNNNNNNNNNNNNNNNNNNNNNNNNNNNNNNNNNNNNNNNNNNNNNNNNNNNNNNNNNNNNNNNNNNNNNNNNNNNNNNNNNNNNNNNNNNNNNNNNNNNNNNNNNNNNNNNNNNNNNNNNNNNNNNNNNNNNNNNNNNNNNNNNNNNNNNNNNNNNNNNNNNNNNNNNNNNNNNNNNNNNNNNNNNNNNNNNNNNNNNNNNNNNNNNNNNNNNNNNNNNNNNNNNNNNNNNNNNNNNNNNNNNNNNNNNNNNNNNNNNNNNNNNNNNNNNNNNNNNNNNNNNNNNNNNNNNNNNNNNNNNNNNNNNNNNNNNNNNNNNNNNNNNNNNNNNNNNNNNNNNNNNNNNNNNNNNNNNNNNNNNNNNNNNNNNNNNNNNNNNNNNNNNNNNNNNNNNNNNNNNNNNNNNNNNNNNNNNNNNNNNNNNNNNNNNNNNNNNNNNNNNNNNNNNNNNNNNNNNNNNNNNNNNNNNNNNNNNNNNNNNNNNNNNNNNNNNNNNNNNNNNNNNNNNNNNNNNNNNNNNNNNNNNNNNNNNNNNNNNNNNNNNNNNNNNNNNNNNNNNNNNNNNNNNNNNNNNNNNNNNNNNNNNNNNNNNNNNNNNNNNNNNNNNNNNNNNNNNNNNNNNNNNNNNNNNNNNNNNNNNNNNNNNNNNNNNNNNNNNNNNNNNNNNNNNNNNNNNNNNNNNNNNNNNNNNNNNNNNNNNNNNNNNNNNNNNNNNNNNNNNNNNNNNNNNNNNNNNNNNNNNNNNNNNNNNNNNNNNNNNNNNNNNNNNNNNNNNNNNNNNNNNNNNNNNNNNNNNNNNNNNNNNNNNNNNNNNNNNNNNNNNNNNNNNNNNNNNNNNNNNNNNNNNNNNNNNNNNNNNNNNNNNNNNNNNNNNNNNNNNNNNNNNNNNNNNNNNNNNNNNNNNNNNNNNNNNNNNNNNNNNNNNNNNNNNNNNNNNNNNNNNNNNNNNNNNNNNNNNNNNNNNNNNNNNNNNNNNNNNNNNNNNNNNNNNNNNNNNNNNNNNNNNNNNNNNNNNNNNNNNNNNNNNNNNNNNNNNNNNNNNNNNNNNNNNNNNNNNNNNNNNNNNNNNNNNNNNNNNNNNNNNNNNNNNNNNNNNNNNNNNNNNNNNNNNNCCGGGGGGTTCCGGTCCCGGGGGGTCCCGGGTGTTCCCGGTCCCGGGGGGTCCTGGGAGGTTCCCGGTCCCGGGGGGTCCCGTCCTGGGGGGTTCCCGGTCAGCCCCGGCACCGAGGGACGGTGGCCACGGGGCTGTCGCACCCTTTGTGCCGCTGTCACCGCCCCCCGAGAGGCTCCGGACTCCCGGCCCGGTCAGCGGGGGGGTGTCGCTGCCCAAATTCCGGTGGGACGGGGGGGAAAAGGATCGAGGGGCTTCGCTCTCCTTCCCGCCGGGACGCGATCCCGGGATCCCCGCCGGGACCCGATCCCGGGATCCCCGCCGGGACGCGATCCCGGGATCCCCGCCGGGACGCGATCCCGGGATCCCCGCCGGGACCCAATCCGGCTCTTGGACCAGGACCGGGCTCGGGCTCTTGGCCGAGCTGGAGCTGCGGAGTTCGGGAGCTGCGAGGGCTCCGGGTGTCCCCTTTTCCAGGGGATCACGGATTCCCCGGGATGGCCGCGTTCCCAGCGGGGTTCCAGAGGGATCCAGAACCTTCCCAGCCTGCCAGGGATGCGCAGAGGAATCCACGGAGCTTCCTCCGCTTCACCCCCGCGCGTCCCCCTGTCCGCGGGGTCAGGGATTTCCCGGGATGGCCGCGATTCCAGAGGATTTCTTCCCCAGGGaaagccctggagctgcctctgcttccagctccGCGTGTCCCATTTATCCAGGGACTCAGGGATTTCCCGGGATGGCTCCCAGAGAGATCCCGGAGGGATCCAGAGCTTTCCCAGCCTCCCATGCCAGATTTCGGGATCCGCGGAGCTCTCCCGGAGCCgcctctgcttcctcctccttcagGGTCAGGGATTCCCCGCCCCGTCCCGGGGGGATCCGGAGCCTTCCCACCCTTCCAGGCTGGATCCAGGGATCCGCTGAGCTCCCAGGCTCGGTTTATTAACCGAGATAATTAACTAACAGTTcattagcagcagcagcatgccGAGCCCCGGGCTGGGCTCCCcgcttccagcagcagggagcgATTCCCTTTGGGAATGCGGCTCCTCCTGGGAGCGCTCCGAGCTTCCCTCGGGGGTTTTGTCCGGCAGGGTCAGGTCATTCGTTCCCTCGGGACAGGGAAGTGTCCCCTGCAGGCCCTCGGGACCGCGACACGAGCGGGGCTCGGTCCCAGAAAGTGAGGAGGgggtttgggaatgggatttgggAACGGGATTGGGGCAGAGCCAGGCGGGCCGCCAGGGCTGAGTCCTCATCCCAGTACGAACCAGTCAGCGCTGGGGTCAATCCCGCGGGCTCCCGGATCATCCCACGGCTCAACCCCATCCCGAGTCCTCCCTGCTCCCGCAGCCCCGCGGACCGGGAGCATCCGCCGGGGTCACTTCTCCTCCCGCTCGCCGGCCCCGCACAGGTTGGGGTGCTCGGCCAGCGTCGCCCtcactttcttcttctccttgaAGCGCCCGGAGTGCGAGACCTTGACGTGTTTGCCCTTGGTGCTCTTGTCCACGATCTTCTCCAGGCGGGCGGTGAAGCCGGGGGGTCCCTCGGGCTCCGTCCCCTCCGCGCTGTCCCCGCCCGGTGCCCCGGGACCCTCGGGGCTCTCGTAGAGCACCGGGGCCGCCGCCTGGCGCTTCCGCAGGAACGTCAGCTTCCACCAGCCGTGCCCGTCGGCCATCCTGGAACGGCATTTCTGGGATCGCCTTCCCGCCTGGAATTCCCTCCTGGAATTCCCTGGGCCCTCCCCAGCCGGTGAGGGATGCGGCGCTGCCTTTGCCGCGGGGTGGATGTTCCAGGGCTCGGGAATTCCCGAGAAAAACCGGGAAAAGGCGGCTGGGAGCTGCCCTTATCAGCCACGTGTAGCGGCCGGGGAGGGACGGGCTGAGCAAACAGGAACAGGAACCGGGGCGCACCGGGAGCTGCCGGGGGTCCCCACCCGCCGCACCCCGGCCCCGGGGCCCGCCTGTCCCCGGTGGGAGGGCCCGGGAAGGTTCCGGGATCAGCCGAGCGTGGCTCCGGGGCAGGAACCGAGGGAAGGCGGCTCCCGAGCCCAGCGCTCCCCTGGCCGCGGGCACGGGGGGGGATTCTCGGGGTCCTGTGGTGGTCCCGGGGTCCGGCACAGCTCCGTGtcccccatccctgtccccatccgTGTCCCCGTGCCGCTGAGCCCTCCCAGATGTCACCCCCGGCACGGCTTTGGGGGGGATAAAAACCCCCCTTTTCCCTCTGGGACGTGGGGACAAGGGCACAGAGACTGCGGCCACCACCCCGCTGGTGGCCCCGGTGTCCCCAGCGCCCCTTCCCCGTGCCAGAGCCAGGCGGGACCATCCCCGGAGTGTTCCCAGAGTGTCCCCGGGGGTCCCCAGAGTGTTCCCGGGGGTCCCCAGAGTGTCCCCGGGGTCCCacatcccattcccagcacGGACACCTCATGCCGGTACCTCCTTCTGCCGCGTCCGGGGGTCCCGAGGTGTcccgggggtgtcccggggGTCTCGGGGGTGTTCCGGGATGTCCCGGTTGTGTCTCGGAGGTGTCCCGGGGTGTCCCAGGGGTGTTCCGAGGTGTCCCGGGTTGTCCCAGGGGTGTCCCGAGGTGTcccgggggtgtcccggggTGTCCCGGCGGGGCAGCGCGGGCAGGTGTCGCTCACCTGTCGCTGTCCCGGTGTTCCCGTCAAGGTGAACCCGCTCCCAAACCCCTC from Parus major isolate Abel unplaced genomic scaffold, Parus_major1.1 Scaffold650, whole genome shotgun sequence encodes the following:
- the PRR15L gene encoding proline-rich protein 15-like protein isoform X1; its protein translation is MNIQPRLARPRRLLRQEGFGSGFTLTGTPGQRQVSDTCPRCPAGTPRDTPGTPRDTPGTTRDTSEHPWDTPGHLRDTTGTSRNTPETPGTPPGHLGTPGRGRRRMADGHGWWKLTFLRKRQAAAPVLYESPEGPGAPGGDSAEGTEPEGPPGFTARLEKIVDKSTKGKHVKVSHSGRFKEKKKVRATLAEHPNLCGAGEREEK
- the PRR15L gene encoding proline-rich protein 15-like protein isoform X2; translated protein: MADGHGWWKLTFLRKRQAAAPVLYESPEGPGAPGGDSAEGTEPEGPPGFTARLEKIVDKSTKGKHVKVSHSGRFKEKKKVRATLAEHPNLCGAGEREEK